The DNA window TGCGCTCTTGGATTCGCGTGGGTGTGGCGTTGGGATTCGTGGTGGCGGCGTCGGGCTCGGCGCGTGACGCGACGGCTTGTGGTGGGACGTTCTGTGATCAGGCGCCGGCGGGGCAACCGCCGATGCCAGTCGACCAGACCGGCGAAAACGTGCTGTTCGTGATGCAGAACGGCTTCGTCGAGGCCCACATCCAGATCCAGTACCAGGGCGACCCCGCGCGGTTTGCCTGGCTCATCCCGGTGCCGGTCAAACCCGAGCTGTCGGTGGGCTCGCAGGTGCTGTTCACGAACCTGCTGAACGGCACGGTCCCGTCGTTCACGACCACGACCACGTTCCAGTTTTGCTCAGGCGACGACTCGACCTCACAAGGCTCCGGTTTTGGGTGCAGCTCATCGTCGAGCGACAGCGCGGGCGGCAGTTACGGCCCGACGGGAGCGGGAGGCAGCGGCTCCCAGAACAACACCCCGACCGTCATCGGCCGGCAAGCCGTGGGCAATTTCGAGAGCCTGATCCTCCAGCCAACGGACGCCAAGGGCATGCTCGACTGGCTGGTGCAGAACAACTACGACGCCGACCAAGCCGACGCCGAGCCAATCCTGAAGGACTACATCGACCGCGGCTACGTGTTCGTGGCGCTGAAGCTCCAGGCCGACGCCGGCGTGGACGAGATCCATCCGATCGTCGTTCGCTACCCGGGCGACGAGCCGTGTGTGCCGCTGAAGCTCACGCGCATTGCCGCCGTCGAAGACATGACGGTCCGCACCTTCTTTTTGGGAGCAGACCGCGTCGTGCCGAGCGGTGGCTACAAACACGTGACACTGAACAGTGCGCGTCTGGACTGGACAGGCCTCGGACAAAACTACAGCCTAGCCATCGCCCGGGCGGTGGACAGCCCGGCGGCCAACGGGCGCGCTTTCATCACCGAGTACGCAGGTCCGAGCACGGCGGTCAGCCCCGCCGGCATCTCACAGACCAACTGGGATGGTACAGCCTTCAAGGCCATCGACCCCTACGAGGTCATGAACCAGCTCGAAGCCTGGAACCTCGCGAGCTGCCAGTCGGCTGCAAACTGCCAGTCGAGCAACCCGCTGGTGTTCCCGTTGCTGGCCGACTACCTGCCCCCGCCCGACGGGGTAACGGCGGCCGCGTACTACTCCTGCATGACGTGTTACCCGAACGCGGATCTGACGCTCTGGAACGGCGACGCTTTTGCGGCGGACTTCGACGAGCTGATCGCAAAACCCGCGCAGCACGCGACTTCGGTTCTGCAGAACAACCTCTACCTGACCCGCATGGTCACGCGCATCTCTCCGGCGGAGATGACGGAAGACCCCATGTTCCGCGTGACCCCGATGGCGCTGCCGGACGTCTCGAACCAGCTCTCGGCGACGCGCACCAATCAGTGCGACGGCACGCTGATGACCACCACCTCGGACGGGCGGAACGTGGCCGGCACGACGGCGCCCGGCGACCTGCCGGCGGACGTGCCGTGGGCGAGCAAGATCGAAGAGTTCACCCTCGCGGGCGAGTACGTGCTCCTGGTGGACAACGAAGAGAAGATCGGGGCGGCGCTGGCTGACTACAACCACTCCAGCGCACCCGGCTCGTCGACCACACCGGGCCAGGCGAGCGGTCTGGGGAACGACACGAATGGCGCCTGCGGGTGTGCGGTTCCGGCACGCCGCGCGAGCCATGGCATCCTCCTCGGGCTCTTCGGCGTGCTCGGTTTGTGGCGACGAGCGGCAAAGAGGCGCGGGCGGCCGGCTTCGCGCAAGTAGGAACGCGGCTCGATGATCCGCGCCGCCCGAAAAGTTCGGTGGCGCCGAGTGTGTGGCTCACGTGTTAGGCTTGGCGGTTGGTGCTTTCGTTCGCCCGACTCAGCCCCGCGCTTGCTCTCGCCATCGTCGTCGGTGGATGCGGGGGTGAAGAGTTCACTGCGAACGGCGGAAGTGGCGGCGCGTCGAGCGGGGGAGCGGCAGCGAGCGGGAGCAGTGGCGGGGCAGCCGGCTCGGGCGGTGGAGCCGCGGGGGCCGGTGCAGGCGGGCAGAGCGGCGGCGGAACATCCGGGGGCGGGAGCGGCGGCGGTGGCGGCGGCGGAGCCAGCGGCGGGGGTGGTGGAGGCGGAGCCGCGGGGGCCGGTGCAGGCGGGCAGAGCGGCGGCGGAGCGGGCACTGGCGGCGGAGCGGGCGCGGGCGGCACCGGGGGCGGAGCGGGCGTGACGAGCACCTGCCCGTCCGGCGGGCTCGAAGACTTCCAG is part of the Myxococcales bacterium genome and encodes:
- a CDS encoding DUF2330 domain-containing protein, with protein sequence MRSWIRVGVALGFVVAASGSARDATACGGTFCDQAPAGQPPMPVDQTGENVLFVMQNGFVEAHIQIQYQGDPARFAWLIPVPVKPELSVGSQVLFTNLLNGTVPSFTTTTTFQFCSGDDSTSQGSGFGCSSSSSDSAGGSYGPTGAGGSGSQNNTPTVIGRQAVGNFESLILQPTDAKGMLDWLVQNNYDADQADAEPILKDYIDRGYVFVALKLQADAGVDEIHPIVVRYPGDEPCVPLKLTRIAAVEDMTVRTFFLGADRVVPSGGYKHVTLNSARLDWTGLGQNYSLAIARAVDSPAANGRAFITEYAGPSTAVSPAGISQTNWDGTAFKAIDPYEVMNQLEAWNLASCQSAANCQSSNPLVFPLLADYLPPPDGVTAAAYYSCMTCYPNADLTLWNGDAFAADFDELIAKPAQHATSVLQNNLYLTRMVTRISPAEMTEDPMFRVTPMALPDVSNQLSATRTNQCDGTLMTTTSDGRNVAGTTAPGDLPADVPWASKIEEFTLAGEYVLLVDNEEKIGAALADYNHSSAPGSSTTPGQASGLGNDTNGACGCAVPARRASHGILLGLFGVLGLWRRAAKRRGRPASRK